One genomic window of Sphingomonas ginsengisoli An et al. 2013 includes the following:
- a CDS encoding ABC transporter permease has protein sequence MATAAQRPDNVFAPSGAMTIGRVGSMSRELDALPDPLTIDLSGVDRMDTVGAYIVHRAIRDRHAEVVGASKDFGDLLEQVAEADHPARVVPEKEGGAVAELGAWTIESGRTLVGLLGFFGATLIGFWGLIKRPRRFRVNAVVQGFDVVGVRALGIIGLMSFLIGVVIGQQGAVQLQQFGADVYTINLIGRITVRELGPLMTAIMVAGRSGSAFAAQIGTMKITEEVDAMRTIGVSPIEALVIPRLLSAVAMMPLLAFWSMLLSIAGGGLFCWIGLDIPPITYIQRIAEVVPTTDLWVGLIKAPVFGFIIALAGCFQGMLVANDSEQVGLKTTAAVVQSIFLVIVLDAVFAVFFSSLGWI, from the coding sequence ATGGCGACGGCTGCGCAACGACCCGACAATGTGTTCGCACCAAGCGGGGCGATGACGATCGGCCGCGTCGGCTCGATGAGCCGCGAACTCGATGCGCTTCCCGACCCGCTGACGATCGACTTGTCGGGGGTCGATCGGATGGACACGGTCGGCGCGTATATCGTCCATCGCGCCATTCGCGACCGCCACGCCGAAGTCGTCGGCGCGAGCAAGGATTTCGGCGATCTGCTCGAACAGGTCGCCGAGGCCGATCACCCAGCCCGCGTCGTCCCGGAGAAGGAAGGCGGCGCGGTCGCCGAGCTCGGCGCCTGGACGATCGAGAGCGGCCGCACGCTGGTCGGTCTGCTGGGCTTCTTCGGCGCGACGCTCATTGGCTTTTGGGGGCTGATCAAGCGGCCTCGCCGCTTCCGCGTGAACGCGGTAGTTCAGGGCTTCGACGTCGTCGGGGTCCGCGCGCTCGGCATCATCGGGCTGATGAGCTTCCTGATCGGCGTCGTCATCGGCCAGCAGGGCGCGGTCCAGCTCCAGCAGTTCGGCGCCGACGTCTACACGATCAATCTGATCGGCCGGATCACGGTGCGCGAGCTCGGGCCCCTGATGACTGCGATCATGGTCGCCGGACGCTCGGGCTCGGCCTTCGCGGCGCAGATCGGCACCATGAAGATTACCGAGGAGGTCGACGCGATGCGGACCATCGGCGTCTCCCCGATCGAGGCGCTGGTGATCCCGCGGCTGCTGTCGGCGGTGGCGATGATGCCGCTCCTCGCTTTCTGGTCGATGCTGCTGTCGATCGCCGGCGGCGGCTTGTTCTGCTGGATCGGGCTCGACATCCCGCCGATCACCTACATCCAGCGGATCGCCGAAGTGGTGCCGACCACCGACCTGTGGGTCGGGCTCATCAAGGCGCCGGTGTTCGGCTTCATCATCGCTCTGGCCGGCTGCTTCCAGGGAATGCTGGTCGCCAACGACAGCGAGCAGGTCGGGCTCAAGACCACCGCCGCCGTGGTCCAGTCGATCTTCCTCGTCATCGTGCTCGACGCGGTGTTCGCGGTTTTCTTCAGCTCGCTGGGGTGGATCTGA
- a CDS encoding MlaD family protein encodes METRSNHVLVGSVVLGLLAGLLLFAVWISGLNTEKRKCFDIYFPAVGGINRGSNVSFSGVPVGQVTKIALLPDRPEFVWVRIEVDDPTPVLQGTTAQIKSVSLAGANEIQLQGAVKGARPLETPGPQGCPVIPQSAGGLGALLNSAPELLDRIQRLTERLTELLSDKNQNAMSDILENVDKTSQVLAQRAPEMADTLKQAQLAARNAAEAANSVSKLANNTSRLVDEEGRPAAQDLRKSIASIQQTTANIDALVADARPGVQNLSKSTLPQVNRLVTDLQHLTSSLQGVTERLDQGGVTGILGSPKLPDHQPRKGR; translated from the coding sequence ATGGAAACCCGCTCCAATCACGTGCTGGTCGGCAGCGTCGTGCTCGGCCTGCTCGCCGGGTTGCTGCTGTTCGCCGTCTGGATCAGCGGCCTCAACACCGAGAAGCGCAAATGCTTCGACATCTATTTTCCCGCGGTCGGCGGGATCAACCGCGGCTCCAACGTCAGCTTCTCGGGCGTGCCGGTCGGTCAGGTTACGAAGATCGCGCTGCTCCCCGACCGGCCCGAATTCGTCTGGGTCCGGATCGAGGTCGACGATCCGACTCCCGTGCTCCAGGGTACCACCGCGCAGATCAAGAGCGTCAGCCTCGCCGGCGCCAACGAGATCCAGCTTCAGGGCGCGGTCAAGGGCGCCCGCCCGCTCGAGACGCCGGGCCCGCAGGGCTGCCCAGTCATCCCGCAGTCGGCCGGGGGCCTCGGCGCCTTGCTCAACAGCGCGCCCGAACTGCTCGACCGTATCCAGCGGCTGACCGAGCGATTGACCGAATTGCTCAGCGACAAGAACCAGAATGCGATGAGCGACATCCTCGAGAATGTCGACAAGACCAGCCAGGTGCTCGCCCAGCGCGCACCGGAGATGGCCGACACGCTCAAGCAGGCCCAGCTCGCCGCGCGCAACGCGGCCGAGGCGGCCAATTCGGTGTCGAAGCTCGCCAACAACACCAGCCGGCTGGTCGACGAGGAAGGCCGCCCGGCGGCGCAGGACCTCAGGAAGTCGATCGCCTCCATCCAGCAGACCACCGCCAACATCGACGCGCTGGTCGCCGATGCCCGGCCCGGGGTGCAGAACCTCAGCAAGTCGACGCTGCCCCAGGTCAACCGCCTGGTCACCGACCTCCAGCACCTGACCAGCAGCCTGCAGGGCGTGACCGAGCGGCTCGACCAAGGCG
- a CDS encoding Lrp/AsnC family transcriptional regulator → MLDEFDLALLEEIQRDDGRTADQLAERIALSPSAIARRLRRLRGEGWVRRTVALLASRLTERRLRAIVMVQLAEHADQARKAALLDRLTAAAEVQFVYEIAGSHDLLLLLDCADMDEFVGRAEALLAIDATVRRYESLFVKREIKFAPFVRLIGRRPAY, encoded by the coding sequence ATGCTCGACGAATTCGACCTGGCGCTACTCGAGGAAATACAGCGCGACGACGGCCGCACCGCCGACCAGCTTGCCGAGCGGATCGCCCTGTCGCCCTCGGCGATCGCGCGGCGGCTGCGTCGGCTCCGCGGCGAGGGGTGGGTGCGGCGGACGGTGGCGCTGCTCGCCAGCCGGCTCACCGAGCGGCGGCTGCGAGCGATCGTCATGGTCCAGCTGGCCGAGCATGCCGACCAGGCGCGCAAGGCCGCGCTGCTCGACCGCCTCACCGCCGCCGCCGAAGTGCAGTTCGTCTACGAAATCGCGGGCAGCCACGACCTCCTGCTCCTGCTCGACTGCGCCGACATGGACGAGTTCGTCGGCCGCGCCGAAGCCTTGCTCGCCATCGACGCGACGGTGCGCCGCTACGAAAGCCTGTTCGTCAAGCGCGAGATCAAGTTTGCGCCCTTCGTCCGCCTGATCGGACGGCGCCCGGCCTATTGA
- a CDS encoding HAD family hydrolase codes for MTDLAVYDMDRTVTVRATYTSFLLHCARQRQPWRLALTPFAALSMLGYVAKAIDRARLKEINHALMLGGHLHPHELKPLVASFADATVAHNICPGARRQLASDKAEGFRLVMATASYRLYAEAIAERLGFDDVIATGTVTGLDQSLSAKIDGENCYGPAKKRMLDTWLAEERIEVGRTRFYSDHISDLPVFEWADEPVAVNPHPTLRRLAQQRGWRVEDWR; via the coding sequence ATGACCGACCTTGCCGTTTACGACATGGACCGGACGGTCACCGTCCGCGCCACTTACACGAGCTTCCTGCTCCATTGCGCGCGGCAGCGGCAGCCGTGGCGGCTGGCGCTGACCCCGTTCGCCGCGCTGTCGATGCTCGGCTACGTCGCCAAGGCGATCGACCGGGCGCGACTAAAGGAAATCAACCACGCGCTGATGCTGGGCGGGCACCTCCACCCGCATGAATTGAAGCCGCTGGTCGCCAGCTTCGCCGACGCGACGGTGGCGCACAACATCTGCCCTGGCGCGCGGCGGCAACTGGCGAGCGACAAGGCCGAGGGTTTCCGGCTGGTGATGGCGACAGCGTCTTACCGGCTCTACGCCGAGGCGATCGCCGAGCGGCTGGGCTTCGACGACGTCATCGCGACGGGCACGGTCACCGGGCTCGACCAAAGCCTGTCGGCGAAAATCGATGGCGAAAATTGCTACGGGCCGGCGAAGAAGCGTATGCTCGACACCTGGCTTGCCGAGGAGCGGATCGAGGTCGGGCGGACGCGCTTCTATTCGGACCACATCTCCGACCTGCCGGTGTTCGAATGGGCCGACGAGCCGGTCGCCGTGAACCCGCACCCGACGCTGCGGCGGCTGGCGCAACAGCGCGGCTGGCGGGTGGAGGACTGGCGGTAG
- a CDS encoding DUF305 domain-containing protein, giving the protein MRTLPLLPLTALLTACGSSAPPPEPDNRGAAAVHSMGPISGDPDRDFATMMIAHHQGALDMARQEQARGRDPEMKALAAKIIADQQREIGQMQGWIRRHGGAAPAQ; this is encoded by the coding sequence ATGCGCACGCTTCCCCTGCTCCCACTGACCGCCCTGCTCACCGCGTGCGGGTCGAGCGCGCCGCCGCCCGAGCCGGACAATCGCGGCGCGGCGGCGGTGCATTCGATGGGGCCGATCAGCGGCGATCCCGACCGGGACTTCGCGACGATGATGATCGCGCACCACCAGGGCGCGCTCGACATGGCGCGGCAGGAACAGGCGCGCGGCCGCGATCCGGAGATGAAGGCGCTGGCCGCGAAGATCATCGCCGACCAGCAACGCGAGATCGGCCAGATGCAGGGCTGGATCAGGCGGCACGGTGGTGCCGCGCCGGCTCAATAG
- a CDS encoding lysine--tRNA ligase translates to MTDDALRHAAMTSKTWVFEEARKLLKRWPEGKPDGSPIVFETGYGPSGLPHIGTFTEVLRTTWVRRAFETLTGGTVPTKLIAFSDDMDGLRKVPDNVPNGEMLSQHLGRPLTKVPDPFGQAESFAHHNNALLRSFLDRFGFDYEFFSATDCYRAGRFDPTLREVLRRYDDILAIMLPTLREERRQTYSPVLPVSPTSGRVLQVPVRVVDAEAGTIAFTDEDGQEVTQSALGGHAKLQWKVDWAMRWVALGVDYEMAGKDLIDSTIQSGRIARVLGGRPPEGFNYEMFLDEKGEKISKSKGNGLGLDDWLKYGSERSLEFYLFREPKKAKSLHLGLIPRAVDEYWQFRGNWPDQPVEQRLGNPVHHIHAGDVPAPYTLPLGFGLLLNLTSLPGVQDKETAWRFVRRYAPDTAPETHPELDELIGLAVNYARDFVVPGLARRKPVGDEVAALKDLDAHLAGLPADATAEDIQNAVFEIGKRYPFESLRHWFQALYETLLGSSQGPRMGSFIALYGVDNSRKLIAEALSQA, encoded by the coding sequence ATGACCGACGACGCGCTCCGCCACGCCGCCATGACCTCCAAGACCTGGGTGTTCGAGGAAGCACGTAAGCTCCTCAAGCGCTGGCCCGAGGGCAAACCCGACGGATCGCCGATCGTGTTCGAGACGGGCTACGGCCCATCGGGCCTGCCGCACATCGGCACCTTCACCGAAGTGTTGCGGACGACCTGGGTGCGACGGGCCTTCGAGACGCTGACCGGCGGCACCGTGCCGACCAAGCTCATCGCCTTCAGCGACGACATGGACGGCCTGCGCAAGGTCCCCGACAACGTCCCCAATGGGGAGATGCTCAGCCAGCATCTCGGCCGCCCGCTGACCAAGGTGCCCGATCCATTCGGCCAAGCGGAGAGTTTCGCGCATCACAATAACGCGCTCTTGCGCTCGTTCCTCGACCGCTTCGGCTTCGATTATGAGTTCTTCAGCGCGACCGACTGCTATCGCGCGGGCCGGTTCGACCCGACGCTGCGCGAGGTGCTGCGTCGCTACGACGACATCCTCGCCATCATGCTGCCAACGCTGCGCGAGGAGCGGCGCCAGACCTATTCGCCGGTTCTCCCGGTCAGCCCGACGAGCGGCCGGGTGCTGCAGGTGCCGGTGCGGGTCGTCGACGCCGAGGCTGGAACGATCGCCTTCACCGACGAAGACGGCCAAGAGGTGACCCAGTCGGCGCTCGGCGGCCACGCCAAGCTCCAGTGGAAGGTCGACTGGGCGATGCGCTGGGTCGCGCTCGGCGTCGATTACGAGATGGCGGGCAAGGACCTGATCGACTCGACCATCCAGTCGGGCAGGATCGCCCGAGTCCTCGGCGGCCGCCCGCCCGAAGGCTTCAATTACGAGATGTTTCTCGACGAGAAGGGCGAGAAGATCTCCAAGTCCAAGGGCAATGGCCTCGGGCTCGACGACTGGCTCAAGTACGGCAGCGAGCGGTCCCTGGAATTCTACCTGTTCCGCGAGCCCAAGAAGGCCAAGAGCCTGCACCTCGGGCTCATTCCGCGCGCGGTCGACGAATATTGGCAGTTCCGCGGCAACTGGCCGGACCAGCCGGTCGAACAGCGGCTCGGCAACCCGGTCCACCACATCCACGCAGGCGACGTCCCGGCGCCTTACACGCTACCGCTCGGCTTCGGTCTGCTGCTCAACCTCACCAGCCTTCCGGGCGTGCAGGATAAGGAGACCGCCTGGCGCTTCGTCCGTCGCTACGCTCCCGACACCGCGCCCGAAACTCATCCCGAGCTCGACGAGCTGATCGGCTTGGCGGTCAATTATGCGCGCGACTTCGTCGTGCCCGGGCTGGCCCGGCGCAAGCCGGTCGGTGACGAAGTGGCGGCGCTCAAGGACCTCGACGCCCACCTCGCCGGACTGCCCGCCGACGCCACCGCCGAGGACATCCAGAATGCGGTGTTCGAGATCGGCAAGCGCTATCCGTTCGAGAGCCTGCGCCACTGGTTCCAGGCACTCTACGAGACGCTGCTCGGCTCGAGCCAGGGTCCGCGCATGGGCAGCTTCATCGCGCTCTACGGGGTCGACAACAGTCGCAAGCTGATCGCCGAGGCGCTTAGCCAGGCCTAG
- a CDS encoding CDP-alcohol phosphatidyltransferase family protein: MTSAASDPADFGSRFAAARVHLVDPLPRFVWRTPALALTRAAAAAGLHPLAVTLAGLACCVVAALLFWRGHLWWGGLSALAYLLLDSVDGTLARVTGQVSQAGNWLDRGIDFIAPPFWWWAWVHGLGAAGHQMEEVYKGSLLLIMVGGHVVGLLIEGWFRVRFGLQLHDWQVGDRWFRMIAARRDSLLVILLLSLVAGRPDLGVEVAACWALVSTIILALRLAQAEARADRGETIRSSREAEAA, encoded by the coding sequence ATGACCAGTGCCGCCTCCGACCCCGCCGACTTTGGCAGCCGCTTCGCGGCGGCACGGGTGCATCTGGTCGATCCGCTGCCGCGCTTCGTGTGGCGGACGCCGGCGCTGGCGCTGACCCGCGCCGCCGCCGCCGCCGGGCTGCACCCGCTGGCGGTGACGCTCGCCGGGCTCGCCTGTTGCGTCGTCGCCGCCCTGCTGTTCTGGCGCGGTCACTTGTGGTGGGGCGGCCTTAGCGCGCTTGCCTATCTATTGCTCGATAGCGTCGACGGCACGCTGGCGCGGGTCACCGGCCAGGTCAGCCAGGCCGGCAATTGGCTCGACCGCGGGATAGACTTCATCGCCCCGCCCTTCTGGTGGTGGGCGTGGGTGCACGGGCTGGGGGCCGCCGGGCACCAGATGGAGGAAGTCTACAAGGGTTCGCTCCTGCTGATCATGGTCGGCGGGCATGTCGTGGGATTGCTGATCGAAGGCTGGTTCCGCGTCCGCTTCGGGCTTCAGCTTCACGACTGGCAGGTCGGCGACCGCTGGTTCCGGATGATCGCCGCACGGCGCGACAGCCTGCTCGTCATCCTGTTGCTGTCGCTGGTGGCGGGCCGCCCCGACCTCGGGGTCGAGGTCGCCGCCTGCTGGGCGCTGGTCAGCACGATCATCCTCGCGCTCCGGCTGGCCCAAGCCGAAGCGCGCGCCGACCGTGGCGAGACCATCCGCTCGTCGCGCGAGGCCGAAGCGGCGTGA
- a CDS encoding S41 family peptidase, translated as MSFASVLLGSTLLLGTSVALAQAAPPAAAPAPVATPAVPAEAALPLEAGEGRGVAEKLASELASKFVLPEQGKAYAAMLRAKAATGRYDHGTRQSLATLLTDDLQAVHKDGHLHVMLAPKEGDGPGGRGGPPKGFPPLIQSAKWLTPDIAYIRFTAFMGTDEEVAAVTKFMAEHSNAKTMIFDLRNHHGGGLKEMDVIFPYLFAQPTGLVKMEMARSIFDQFGSPFGEAPSLVFTKGPDRVSAIHSATPGADTPLRRAKVYLLTSNATASAAEHFSLAMKSTGRATLIGEATAGANHFGGPGPLNDHFAVWMPVGRTSDLKTGADWEGSGIEPDLAVDPKQALVKALELSGLSAADAARIDAGEVPAEPVHKDKLRAR; from the coding sequence ATGTCGTTCGCTTCCGTTCTGCTGGGTTCGACGCTTTTGCTCGGCACCAGCGTGGCCCTCGCGCAGGCCGCACCGCCGGCGGCAGCCCCTGCCCCGGTCGCCACGCCCGCCGTGCCGGCCGAGGCCGCCCTCCCGCTCGAAGCCGGCGAGGGCCGCGGGGTCGCCGAGAAGCTGGCGAGCGAGCTAGCGTCGAAGTTCGTGCTTCCCGAACAGGGCAAGGCCTATGCTGCGATGCTCCGCGCCAAGGCGGCGACCGGACGCTACGACCACGGCACCCGCCAGTCGCTGGCGACGCTGCTGACCGACGATCTCCAGGCAGTCCACAAGGACGGGCACCTCCATGTCATGCTCGCGCCCAAGGAGGGCGACGGTCCGGGCGGCCGGGGTGGCCCGCCGAAGGGCTTTCCGCCGCTGATCCAGTCGGCGAAATGGCTCACGCCTGACATCGCCTACATCCGCTTCACCGCCTTCATGGGGACGGACGAGGAAGTGGCGGCGGTGACCAAGTTCATGGCCGAGCACAGCAATGCCAAGACGATGATCTTCGACCTGCGCAACCATCATGGCGGCGGGCTCAAGGAGATGGACGTCATCTTCCCCTACCTCTTCGCCCAGCCGACCGGGCTGGTGAAGATGGAGATGGCGCGGAGCATCTTCGACCAGTTCGGCTCGCCATTCGGCGAAGCGCCGAGCCTCGTCTTCACCAAGGGGCCCGATCGGGTGAGCGCGATTCACAGCGCCACTCCCGGCGCCGATACGCCGCTGCGCCGGGCCAAGGTCTATCTGCTGACCTCCAACGCCACCGCCAGTGCCGCCGAGCATTTCAGCCTGGCGATGAAGTCGACCGGCCGCGCGACGCTGATCGGCGAGGCGACTGCGGGGGCCAATCACTTCGGCGGACCGGGCCCGCTGAATGACCATTTCGCGGTGTGGATGCCGGTCGGGCGGACCAGCGATCTCAAGACTGGCGCCGATTGGGAGGGAAGCGGCATCGAGCCCGACCTCGCGGTCGATCCCAAGCAGGCCCTGGTCAAGGCGCTCGAGCTCAGCGGGCTGAGCGCTGCCGACGCCGCGCGAATCGACGCGGGCGAGGTGCCAGCCGAGCCAGTCCACAAGGACAAGCTGCGCGCGCGCTAG
- a CDS encoding ABC transporter ATP-binding protein — translation MALAAEGSRIDRDGPPIISVRGLENRFGDQIIHEGLDLDVHRGEIIGVVGGSGTGKSVLMRSIIGLQTPVAGEISVLGENMIARDEAEAKNIRRRWGILFQNGALFSTLTVAENVEVPIREYFPFIKPPLLDEIASYKIAMSGLPADAGEKYPAELSGGMRKRAGLARALALDPELLFLDEPTAGLDPIGAQAFDQLILGLRERLDLTVFLITHDLDSLYAICDRVAVLADHKVVAVDTIDRLLKLDHPWIQEYFNGPRGRAAAAA, via the coding sequence ATGGCGCTCGCCGCCGAAGGCTCGCGGATCGACCGCGACGGCCCGCCGATCATCAGCGTCCGCGGGCTCGAGAACCGGTTCGGTGACCAGATCATCCACGAGGGTCTCGACCTCGACGTCCATCGCGGCGAGATCATCGGCGTGGTCGGCGGCTCGGGCACCGGCAAGTCGGTGCTGATGCGCTCGATCATCGGGCTGCAGACACCGGTCGCGGGTGAGATCAGCGTGCTCGGCGAGAACATGATCGCGCGCGACGAGGCCGAGGCCAAGAACATCCGCCGCCGCTGGGGAATCCTGTTCCAGAACGGCGCGCTCTTCTCGACCCTCACCGTGGCCGAGAATGTCGAAGTCCCGATCCGCGAATATTTCCCGTTCATCAAACCGCCGCTGCTCGACGAGATCGCCAGCTACAAGATCGCCATGTCGGGCCTGCCGGCGGACGCGGGCGAGAAATATCCGGCCGAACTGTCGGGTGGGATGCGCAAGCGCGCCGGCCTCGCCCGCGCCCTCGCGCTCGATCCCGAGTTGCTGTTTCTCGACGAACCGACCGCCGGGCTCGACCCGATCGGCGCCCAGGCGTTCGATCAGCTGATTCTCGGGCTGCGCGAGCGCCTCGACCTTACCGTCTTCCTGATCACCCACGACCTCGACAGCCTCTACGCCATCTGCGACCGGGTCGCGGTGCTCGCCGACCACAAGGTCGTCGCGGTCGACACCATTGATCGGTTATTGAAACTCGACCATCCGTGGATTCAAGAATATTTCAACGGGCCGCGCGGACGCGCTGCCGCGGCAGCGTGA
- a CDS encoding NTP transferase domain-containing protein produces MTRWTAILLAGSRPGGDPLSRSLGVDYKPLLPVAGEPMVLRPLRALLSAPEIGGVRVLTQQTERLASVLPTDPRVQLAPSGETIASTLTDLLADPETPFPLLITTADHALLTPAMIAEFTAAAAGCDLALGVVSRTAMRQRFPDAQRTWINVGGEGYSGANLFALGTPKAARGVERWRAIEQDRKKGWRVLLQLGLPLLLGAVLRVRNLDQTMAALGRRLGLDARAVVMRDPLAAIDVDKPADHALVTAILAGEA; encoded by the coding sequence GTGACCCGCTGGACCGCGATCCTGCTCGCCGGCTCGCGGCCCGGCGGCGACCCGCTGAGCCGCTCGCTCGGCGTCGACTATAAGCCGCTGCTGCCAGTCGCGGGTGAGCCGATGGTGTTGCGCCCGCTGCGTGCGCTGCTCTCGGCGCCCGAGATCGGCGGTGTGCGGGTCCTCACCCAGCAGACCGAGCGGCTCGCCTCGGTGCTACCGACCGACCCCCGAGTCCAGCTCGCGCCTTCGGGTGAAACCATTGCGAGCACGCTGACCGATCTGCTGGCCGATCCGGAGACCCCGTTTCCGCTGCTAATCACGACCGCCGACCACGCGCTGCTGACGCCGGCGATGATCGCCGAGTTCACCGCGGCCGCGGCCGGGTGCGATCTTGCGCTCGGGGTAGTCAGCCGGACCGCGATGCGGCAGCGATTCCCCGACGCCCAGCGGACGTGGATCAATGTCGGCGGCGAGGGCTATAGCGGCGCCAACCTGTTTGCCTTGGGAACCCCCAAGGCGGCACGCGGGGTCGAGCGCTGGCGGGCGATCGAGCAGGATCGCAAGAAGGGTTGGCGGGTGCTGCTCCAGCTCGGGCTGCCGCTGCTGCTCGGCGCGGTGCTGCGGGTCCGCAACCTCGACCAGACGATGGCCGCACTCGGTCGCCGCCTCGGGCTCGACGCGCGGGCGGTGGTGATGCGCGATCCGCTCGCCGCGATCGACGTCGACAAGCCCGCCGACCACGCCCTCGTCACCGCCATCCTCGCCGGAGAAGCATGA
- a CDS encoding cystathionine gamma-synthase family protein, translating to MTDEAELSGVPAKRAPKPSPTHIGNHKLDASTLMMGYGFDPSLSEGSLKPPIFLTSTFVFDNAAAGKRFFEGVTGKRPGGAEGLIYSRFNGPNQEILEDRLALWEDAEDALAFSSGMSAIATLLLTFVKPGDVVVHSGPLYAATETLIAKILGKFGVSWLDFPSGSTREEIDAVIAAAKAKGRVAIIYLESPANPTNALVDVEAVRAARDAAFGADERPPIAIDNTFLGPLWAKPLAQGADVSVYSLTKYAGGHSDLVAGGLVGTKAVLDPVRMIRNTIGTILDPNTAWMLLRSLETLELRMTRAGENAAKVCEFLRGHDKVESVGYLGFLEEGSRQADIYRRHCTGAGSTFSLYLKGGEREAFAFLDNLTIAHLAVSLGGTETLASAPAAMTHLSVPDERKQALGITDNLVRISIGVENANDLIADFENALRAV from the coding sequence ATGACCGACGAAGCAGAACTCAGCGGCGTGCCCGCCAAGCGCGCGCCCAAGCCCTCACCCACCCATATCGGCAACCACAAGCTCGACGCGTCGACGCTGATGATGGGTTACGGGTTCGACCCCTCGCTGTCGGAAGGCTCGCTGAAGCCCCCGATCTTCCTCACCTCGACCTTCGTGTTCGACAATGCGGCGGCGGGCAAACGCTTTTTCGAGGGCGTCACCGGCAAGCGTCCGGGCGGGGCTGAAGGCCTCATCTATTCGCGCTTCAACGGCCCCAACCAGGAAATCCTCGAGGATCGCCTCGCACTGTGGGAAGACGCCGAGGACGCGCTCGCTTTCTCCAGCGGCATGTCGGCGATTGCGACCCTCCTGCTGACCTTCGTCAAGCCGGGCGACGTCGTCGTCCATTCGGGCCCGCTCTATGCCGCGACCGAGACGCTGATCGCCAAGATCCTCGGCAAGTTCGGGGTCAGCTGGCTCGACTTCCCCTCGGGCTCGACCCGGGAGGAGATCGACGCGGTGATCGCCGCCGCCAAGGCCAAGGGCCGGGTGGCGATTATCTACCTCGAAAGCCCGGCCAACCCGACCAACGCGCTGGTCGATGTCGAGGCCGTTCGCGCCGCGCGTGACGCGGCCTTCGGGGCCGACGAGCGTCCGCCGATCGCCATCGACAATACCTTCCTCGGCCCGCTGTGGGCCAAGCCGTTGGCGCAGGGCGCCGACGTCTCGGTCTACAGCCTCACCAAATATGCCGGCGGGCATAGCGATCTCGTCGCGGGTGGACTGGTCGGCACCAAGGCGGTGCTCGACCCGGTGCGGATGATCCGCAACACCATCGGCACCATCCTCGATCCCAACACCGCGTGGATGCTGCTGCGCAGCCTCGAGACGCTCGAACTCCGCATGACGCGCGCCGGCGAGAATGCCGCCAAGGTCTGCGAGTTCCTCCGCGGCCACGACAAGGTGGAAAGCGTTGGTTACCTCGGCTTCCTCGAAGAGGGCAGCCGCCAGGCCGACATCTACCGCCGCCATTGCACCGGCGCGGGCTCGACATTCTCGCTCTACCTCAAGGGCGGTGAGCGGGAGGCGTTCGCCTTCCTCGACAATCTTACCATCGCCCATCTCGCGGTCAGCCTCGGCGGCACCGAGACGCTGGCCAGCGCCCCGGCGGCGATGACCCACCTGAGCGTCCCCGACGAGCGCAAGCAGGCGCTCGGCATCACTGACAACCTCGTGCGGATCAGCATCGGCGTCGAGAATGCCAACGACCTCATCGCCGACTTCGAAAATGCGCTGAGAGCGGTGTGA